One window from the genome of Pseudanabaena yagii GIHE-NHR1 encodes:
- a CDS encoding DUF433 domain-containing protein — protein MNYRNIITIEADKRGGKPCIRRMRITVYDVLGWLASGMSHAEILDDFPELTEQDIRACLEFAADREPRLMAVVGAA, from the coding sequence ATGAACTACCGAAACATTATTACAATTGAGGCAGATAAACGAGGTGGTAAGCCTTGTATTCGCCGAATGCGTATTACTGTATATGATGTTTTGGGTTGGTTGGCATCTGGAATGTCTCATGCTGAAATCTTAGATGATTTCCCAGAATTGACAGAGCAAGATATCAGGGCTTGTTTGGAGTTTGCTGCGGATCGAGAACCTAGATTGATGGCTGTTGTGGGTGCTGCGTGA
- a CDS encoding pepsin/retropepsin-like aspartic protease family protein, producing the protein MLNGQRFNFTEKVDSSGRSVVMPYLPLLLTNGSQSVEVVALLDTGASVNVLPYDMGLQLGAVWEDQTVIIPLSGNLSRSEAKGLVLSGTIGTFSSTLLAFAWTQSNDSPVILGHMNFFTEFNVCFYRHELAFEVCLVSM; encoded by the coding sequence ATGCTTAATGGACAGCGTTTTAATTTCACTGAGAAAGTTGATAGCTCTGGGCGATCTGTAGTTATGCCCTATTTACCTTTGCTGCTTACTAATGGCAGTCAATCTGTAGAAGTGGTGGCTTTATTAGACACTGGGGCAAGTGTAAACGTATTACCCTATGACATGGGCTTACAGTTAGGAGCAGTTTGGGAAGATCAAACGGTAATAATTCCGTTAAGTGGAAATCTTTCTCGCAGTGAAGCAAAAGGTTTAGTTTTGTCTGGTACTATTGGAACTTTCTCAAGCACTTTGCTCGCTTTTGCTTGGACTCAATCAAACGACTCACCTGTAATTCTTGGACATATGAACTTTTTTACTGAGTTCAATGTTTGTTTTTACCGCCATGAGTTAGCTTTTGAGGTTTGCCTAGTATCAATGTAA
- a CDS encoding Txe/YoeB family addiction module toxin produces MTKQTSKKPKDAKEHHSEVSGRMAKMDQQFLTDMESMILENQKGALRLIRMMREVLNNPFEGIGKPEPLKHEQGWSRRVNDYDRLQYSVENDYIQFSKASGHYIRN; encoded by the coding sequence ATGACTAAGCAAACGAGTAAAAAGCCAAAAGATGCTAAAGAACATCATTCCGAAGTTTCTGGACGTATGGCGAAAATGGATCAACAGTTTCTTACTGATATGGAATCGATGATTCTGGAGAATCAAAAAGGAGCACTTCGCTTAATACGAATGATGCGCGAAGTTTTAAACAATCCATTCGAGGGGATTGGAAAGCCAGAGCCTTTGAAACATGAGCAAGGCTGGTCACGTCGAGTAAATGATTATGATCGTCTACAGTATTCTGTAGAGAATGATTATATTCAATTCTCTAAGGCTTCAGGTCATTATATTCGCAACTAA